A window from Bacteroidota bacterium encodes these proteins:
- a CDS encoding ABC transporter C-terminal domain-containing protein has translation MKKTLYRGTACLYLALYLVSTPAFAQWDSDGSQIWANTKEAKVGIGTNEPGAQLHIVGSLELPAILLDSEMDFAATRNQALQFGQWDGSFLEYMRITRLGRLGINTTSPSGRVEISHNSTGASPHLVLHETHSDYARLSFMEDGTTAWHIAGKNTQLNFWNGSTNRMTILDGGNVGIGTSSPAALLHLNASSPRLRLESNASSILGSAELEFISAGTSSDNPNGMPGEWTIKMYSNSYAHDFAQNELSLQFTPINSGNPTRAMHFEQNGSVGIGSEMDLRGELDINAENRSIHFHVKDFNTEAPLVDLFRTSWIEFRHEGNTRSMIQSFEDDGSLRFWTGGSPGSPIPTLTMSGSNVGIGMTNPGETLDVAGNIRSFGGDVITAVGSFIAGSRELRVPDYVFSESYQLESIEAHAAFMWSEGHLPAVTSEKALKENDLYDMAERREQILEELEKAHIYIEQLNNRIKTLEKRLADAGL, from the coding sequence ATGAAAAAAACCCTTTATCGCGGTACAGCCTGCCTGTACCTGGCACTCTATCTAGTAAGCACACCCGCTTTTGCCCAGTGGGACAGTGACGGTTCGCAGATTTGGGCAAATACAAAAGAAGCAAAGGTCGGCATAGGCACCAACGAACCGGGCGCCCAGCTCCATATTGTGGGCTCCTTAGAGCTTCCTGCAATTTTGTTGGATAGTGAGATGGATTTTGCGGCAACGCGCAATCAGGCCCTTCAATTTGGACAATGGGATGGCTCTTTCCTCGAGTATATGAGGATTACTCGTCTTGGCCGACTCGGCATCAACACCACCTCGCCTTCAGGTAGGGTAGAAATTTCACACAACAGCACAGGCGCCTCGCCACATCTCGTATTACACGAAACCCACAGCGATTATGCGCGACTGTCGTTCATGGAGGACGGAACCACAGCCTGGCACATCGCCGGCAAAAACACGCAGCTTAATTTCTGGAATGGTTCAACCAATCGCATGACTATCCTGGATGGTGGGAATGTGGGTATCGGAACGTCTTCACCCGCAGCCCTCCTTCATCTGAATGCCAGTTCTCCGAGGCTGCGGCTTGAATCAAACGCCAGCTCCATCCTCGGCAGCGCAGAACTCGAATTCATATCCGCTGGTACTTCAAGCGACAATCCTAACGGTATGCCGGGGGAATGGACCATAAAAATGTACAGCAACAGCTATGCACACGATTTCGCCCAGAACGAGCTCTCGCTCCAATTTACGCCCATCAACTCAGGTAACCCCACGCGCGCGATGCATTTTGAGCAAAATGGCAGCGTAGGTATCGGCAGCGAAATGGATTTACGTGGTGAACTCGACATCAACGCAGAAAACCGCAGCATTCACTTTCATGTCAAAGACTTCAACACAGAAGCGCCACTGGTCGACTTGTTCAGGACAAGCTGGATTGAATTCAGGCATGAAGGAAATACGCGCAGCATGATTCAGTCCTTTGAAGACGACGGCAGCTTGCGATTTTGGACGGGCGGATCTCCCGGGTCACCTATCCCAACCCTTACAATGTCTGGCAGCAACGTCGGCATCGGAATGACCAACCCAGGCGAAACACTCGACGTAGCCGGCAACATCCGCTCTTTCGGGGGTGATGTGATTACCGCTGTCGGCTCCTTCATTGCCGGCTCTCGCGAATTACGTGTCCCCGACTATGTTTTCTCTGAAAGCTACCAGCTCGAATCTATCGAAGCGCACGCAGCTTTTATGTGGAGCGAAGGCCATCTGCCGGCGGTAACCAGCGAAAAGGCGTTGAAAGAAAACGATCTGTACGACATGGCAGAGCGCCGGGAGCAAATCCTGGAAGAATTGGAAAAGGCACATATCTACATCGAACAGTTGAATAACAGGATCAAAACCCTGGAAAAACGCCTGGCAGATGCCGGCCTGTAA
- a CDS encoding SDR family oxidoreductase, with the protein MLDNKVAVVFAASGAIAGQAARSFADAGAHVFVSARRADAVHTLAKEINAAGGKAEATVVDAQNETEVDQYLDQIFAAHGRVDVVFNGIGRDPDKMGYAVPSTLLSFEQFMEPMEAMVGSQFITSRIAAGKMVAHGKPGTILLLTASLSRIKAPCMAGITAACAAIEGLTRSLAGEFGMHGIRVQCLNATALQETPTIQKTSAAQARLLNIPAEAMREQMQQGFLLGRGPSLEDVGRAAVLLVSDAGVVFNSHIVDVDCGNAGVI; encoded by the coding sequence ATGCTCGATAACAAAGTAGCCGTTGTATTTGCAGCCAGTGGCGCTATTGCCGGTCAGGCTGCCCGTTCATTTGCCGACGCCGGGGCCCATGTATTTGTATCTGCGCGCCGGGCTGACGCCGTTCATACCCTGGCTAAAGAAATTAATGCTGCCGGCGGAAAGGCTGAAGCTACCGTTGTGGACGCGCAAAACGAAACAGAAGTTGATCAATATTTAGATCAGATATTTGCAGCTCACGGCCGCGTTGACGTTGTGTTCAACGGCATAGGTCGCGATCCGGATAAAATGGGGTATGCAGTGCCTTCTACTCTGTTATCGTTTGAGCAGTTTATGGAGCCCATGGAGGCAATGGTCGGATCCCAGTTTATCACGTCCCGTATTGCCGCAGGGAAAATGGTGGCACATGGTAAGCCTGGTACAATTCTGTTACTGACGGCGAGCCTTTCGCGTATCAAGGCGCCATGTATGGCAGGCATTACCGCCGCCTGTGCTGCAATAGAGGGATTGACCCGTTCCCTGGCTGGCGAGTTTGGGATGCATGGTATACGGGTCCAGTGTTTGAATGCCACGGCATTGCAGGAAACGCCGACAATCCAGAAAACTTCTGCTGCCCAGGCCCGGTTACTGAATATTCCGGCAGAAGCCATGCGCGAGCAAATGCAGCAAGGCTTCCTGCTGGGCCGCGGACCATCACTGGAAGATGTGGGCCGCGCGGCTGTATTGCTGGTCTCAGATGCTGGCGTCGTGTTTAATAGCCATATTGTGGATGTCGATTGCGGCAACGCAGGCGTGATATAA
- a CDS encoding DoxX family protein, which translates to MQQIISMGRWIFVLPFAFFGLLHFGPLEFSLPYVPAYLPAPAIWVYFTGVCLLAFVLSAVLGKYDKLAAVLLAVMLTLFVVLVHIPAVIDGAFTSLIGSFRDLAMAGAALMYADQYAKDGALLTKSVAETIHN; encoded by the coding sequence ATGCAACAAATTATCTCGATGGGCCGGTGGATTTTTGTACTACCTTTTGCCTTCTTTGGATTGCTTCACTTCGGACCGCTAGAATTCAGTTTGCCGTACGTGCCGGCGTATTTGCCCGCACCGGCGATCTGGGTATATTTTACGGGTGTATGCCTGCTGGCTTTTGTCCTGAGCGCTGTATTGGGTAAATATGACAAACTCGCGGCTGTACTGTTGGCCGTCATGCTTACGCTGTTTGTGGTCCTTGTACATATACCGGCTGTAATAGACGGCGCTTTTACTTCCCTGATTGGCAGCTTTCGGGATCTAGCAATGGCTGGTGCTGCGCTCATGTATGCAGATCAATACGCAAAGGACGGAGCTCTTTTGACTAAATCTGTAGCAGAGACGATTCACAACTGA
- a CDS encoding DUF1572 family protein has product MLMVEGYLIEYRRYRMIAEKAIAQVDEAGLNRAPCVDGNSIAMIMRHLSGNLKSRFTNFLTSDGEKPWRNRDREFEEGYYRAAELTQDWDEAWGLIEQILAGLTDADLEREVKIRGIGLRVREALNRSVAHVAYHVGQITLLARIDQQDAWQWISVPKGGSAAYNQNPTKERLP; this is encoded by the coding sequence ATGCTAATGGTTGAAGGCTACCTGATTGAGTACCGGCGTTACCGCATGATTGCTGAGAAAGCTATTGCCCAGGTGGATGAAGCCGGACTCAACCGTGCGCCGTGTGTAGATGGTAATTCGATTGCCATGATTATGCGGCATCTCAGTGGCAACCTGAAGTCGCGTTTTACCAACTTTCTGACTTCAGATGGTGAAAAACCGTGGCGTAACCGCGATCGTGAATTTGAAGAAGGGTATTACCGTGCTGCTGAGTTAACGCAAGATTGGGATGAAGCCTGGGGGCTAATCGAGCAAATACTGGCAGGTCTGACGGATGCTGACCTGGAGCGCGAAGTGAAAATCAGGGGTATAGGTCTGCGGGTGCGCGAGGCATTGAACCGGTCAGTGGCACACGTGGCATATCATGTTGGGCAGATTACCTTGCTCGCCCGAATCGACCAGCAAGATGCGTGGCAATGGATTTCGGTGCCGAAAGGTGGGTCTGCTGCGTATAACCAAAACCCAACCAAAGAGCGGTTGCCCTGA
- a CDS encoding YceI family protein, which yields MKYDSLILAIAFSLSALLTQHPCDSKVIFKSDEHGVAYCTTKGTLFKRNAVVVGKNLDIAARLTWSATADQAQVEVAVPVRSFRSGSKKRDKHVAEILGAPEHARIHFRTEWLDADMLCESVVQQNWMLPGSLELKGIRFPVDFNLQFSSATSIPIVKGSLQTTFSTLSIEVPSVGPGGMIARPHDDLQLFVQLHLEKIDGAGALHHCFSNGN from the coding sequence ATGAAGTATGATTCTCTGATCCTGGCCATCGCTTTTAGCCTGTCTGCTCTGTTAACGCAGCATCCATGCGACAGTAAAGTGATATTTAAGTCTGATGAACATGGTGTTGCCTATTGCACCACAAAAGGGACGTTGTTCAAGCGGAACGCTGTGGTGGTTGGAAAAAACCTAGACATAGCGGCGCGTCTCACTTGGTCTGCAACGGCTGATCAAGCCCAAGTTGAAGTGGCAGTGCCTGTTCGTTCATTCAGATCTGGGAGCAAAAAACGCGACAAACATGTCGCGGAGATACTCGGCGCTCCAGAGCATGCGCGTATTCATTTTAGGACTGAGTGGTTGGATGCTGACATGCTGTGTGAAAGTGTCGTACAGCAGAACTGGATGCTCCCAGGCAGCCTCGAACTGAAAGGGATACGGTTTCCTGTAGACTTTAACCTTCAATTTTCTTCTGCTACCTCAATCCCAATTGTCAAAGGATCGCTGCAGACAACATTTTCGACGCTAAGTATTGAGGTGCCAAGTGTGGGGCCTGGTGGAATGATTGCCAGACCTCATGATGACCTCCAACTCTTTGTGCAGCTCCATTTGGAAAAGATAGATGGCGCAGGCGCATTGCATCACTGTTTTTCTAATGGCAACTAG
- a CDS encoding RNA polymerase sigma factor — translation MQREANKRLQAALEGDINAFQSLFAAFQPQLKSYLYRLLADRNDVDDLTQDTFVKAFDKLSTFKGNSTLKTWVFRIATNLAYDFLKRRKRWKSDAQDTAKAYAEDSPEMQRLFWFTHQNAPAGQYDIKEHIDFCFTCIAKTLSISHQVALILKDVYSFPRKDISQILDKTEGVVKHLLFEARKTMVDVFDHRCALINKAGVCHQCTELNGIYNPKQNAQKALMKIDMVAVSEESSSERLYELRAALVRAIDPLQSEGADLQDVIMQCTRASIGEIG, via the coding sequence ATGCAACGAGAAGCCAACAAGCGGCTCCAAGCGGCGCTGGAAGGTGATATCAACGCCTTCCAGAGTCTCTTTGCCGCATTTCAACCCCAATTGAAGTCCTACCTGTATCGGCTGCTTGCAGACCGAAACGATGTAGACGACCTGACCCAGGACACGTTCGTGAAAGCGTTTGATAAACTGTCAACCTTTAAGGGTAATTCGACGCTCAAGACGTGGGTATTCAGGATAGCCACCAACCTTGCCTATGATTTCCTGAAGCGCCGTAAGCGCTGGAAATCGGATGCCCAGGATACTGCCAAAGCCTATGCGGAGGACTCCCCCGAGATGCAGCGGCTGTTCTGGTTTACGCATCAGAACGCGCCGGCGGGGCAATACGACATCAAGGAGCATATCGACTTTTGCTTCACCTGCATCGCCAAAACGCTTTCGATATCCCATCAGGTTGCGCTTATCCTGAAAGACGTCTACAGTTTTCCCCGAAAAGACATCAGCCAGATTTTGGATAAAACAGAAGGCGTGGTGAAACACTTGTTGTTTGAAGCGCGCAAAACGATGGTTGATGTGTTTGATCATCGTTGCGCCTTGATAAACAAGGCCGGGGTCTGTCATCAGTGTACCGAGCTGAATGGGATTTATAATCCGAAGCAAAATGCACAGAAGGCGCTGATGAAAATCGACATGGTAGCTGTATCAGAAGAATCGTCCAGCGAACGGCTTTATGAGTTGCGTGCTGCGCTGGTTCGCGCCATTGATCCGCTACAATCTGAAGGCGCTGACTTGCAAGACGTCATTATGCAATGTACACGTGCAAGTATCGGGGAGATTGGGTAA
- a CDS encoding ATP-binding protein, whose amino-acid sequence MKWLFSTLFHAQFYADEELLRKAKLSTTLNIVWLVTGSLYVPYYFLIGHKAAGYAVSAAVVLISCNLLFLRAGWLRVQAHGMLFVAMYTLVAIAVTGFGIYDAANAWLASLSLVAFLLLGKRAGVIWLGVNLLALGFVLLLTHTEFIDLPDAPEGILTYHSLSAFLGIGVFIFCLARVFDANYNRALGEAQHALKALQHEKEQAETAKELAIESARIKGEFLANMSHEIRTPMNGVLGMADLLRDTPLDEEQQDITDTILSSAESLLRIINDILDISKLEDGKVDLISKPFDLMAILQELCTIYIAGNGSKDIQFDVRISPDIPQTLLGDSDRLKQVLINLIGNAVKFMPTGGRIDIGARIKSNTDKQVEVVLSVKDTGIGIPKNKQKKIFEAFTQADGTITRQFGGTGLGLTISMQLVHSMQGEIWLESEEGVGSTFYFTAVFDLAEQKSVQV is encoded by the coding sequence ATGAAGTGGCTATTCAGCACATTATTCCACGCGCAATTCTATGCCGATGAAGAGTTGCTTCGCAAGGCTAAACTTTCCACTACCCTCAATATAGTCTGGTTAGTGACGGGGTCGCTCTATGTCCCCTACTATTTCCTGATTGGTCATAAAGCTGCTGGATATGCTGTATCTGCAGCTGTTGTATTGATAAGTTGCAACTTACTTTTTTTACGCGCCGGTTGGCTGCGTGTGCAGGCACATGGGATGCTCTTCGTTGCCATGTATACCCTGGTTGCTATTGCCGTTACAGGCTTTGGTATTTATGACGCGGCAAATGCATGGCTCGCCAGTCTCTCTCTGGTTGCATTCTTGCTGCTCGGCAAGCGAGCCGGCGTAATCTGGCTCGGCGTCAACCTCCTGGCGCTTGGGTTTGTGTTATTGCTAACGCACACTGAATTTATTGATCTTCCCGATGCCCCCGAAGGAATCCTTACATACCACTCCCTTTCCGCCTTTCTAGGCATCGGTGTTTTCATTTTTTGCCTTGCTCGTGTCTTTGACGCCAATTACAATCGTGCATTAGGTGAAGCCCAACATGCACTCAAAGCGCTGCAACATGAAAAGGAGCAGGCAGAGACAGCAAAAGAGCTGGCCATCGAGTCTGCCCGAATTAAAGGGGAGTTCCTGGCAAACATGAGCCATGAAATTCGTACCCCCATGAATGGTGTACTGGGCATGGCCGACTTGTTGCGAGACACCCCGCTTGACGAAGAGCAGCAAGATATAACAGATACGATTTTAAGTTCTGCAGAAAGTCTGCTGCGCATCATCAACGACATCCTTGACATCTCAAAATTAGAGGACGGAAAGGTTGATTTGATTTCAAAACCGTTTGACCTGATGGCTATTCTTCAGGAGCTTTGTACGATATACATCGCCGGCAATGGATCAAAAGACATTCAATTTGATGTCCGTATAAGCCCTGACATACCTCAAACGCTGTTGGGTGACAGCGACCGACTCAAACAGGTTCTGATCAATTTGATCGGCAATGCGGTCAAATTTATGCCCACCGGTGGTCGTATAGACATAGGCGCACGCATCAAGTCCAATACAGATAAACAAGTGGAAGTTGTGCTCTCTGTAAAGGATACAGGCATTGGTATCCCCAAAAACAAGCAGAAGAAGATTTTCGAAGCATTCACCCAGGCAGACGGTACCATTACCCGGCAATTCGGCGGCACGGGCCTCGGCCTAACCATCTCCATGCAACTGGTACATTCGATGCAGGGAGAAATATGGCTGGAAAGCGAGGAAGGCGTCGGCTCAACCTTCTACTTCACGGCTGTCTTTGATTTGGCGGAGCAAAAAAGTGTACAGGTATAA